In Defluviitalea raffinosedens, the genomic window GTTTTCTTTGGGCATACCATTTGTTAAAATTCTCAATATGCTCTGCTATCAAACTCTTCATGGCTGATATTTCCTTAGAATTGTCCTTCCGTGCGGTTTCCCCAAGGCTGTCAATATTGTAGTACAGTATACCGTTTATCTTCCCGACCTCAGGGTCTATGTCCCTGGGTACTGCAAGATCAATAATGTATTTGGGCTTATTTGCACATCTGTCAATCATATCGATAGTAACAGTCTGATGGGGACTTGATGTTGCGCTTATTAAAATATCCACATATGGTATCAATGACTCCCTGTCGTGATACGGAATAACTTTACAGCCTGTAGGAACAATTATGCTTTTGTTGTTGTGGGTTCTGGTAGTTATGTGGACCTCACATCCCTTTGCAATCAGTTCCTCACAAACTTTTCTTCCAACTACTCCGTTACCGATAACCAACGCTTTGCAACCTGCTTTTTTTTCAATATATTCACTTACCAGTTGTACCGACTGCCCGGCTACCGAAGGCGAAACGGCATTGAGCACCAGCTGAGTCTTTACCTTTTTGGCACAGGTTATGGCGCACCTGAAAAGTGTGTTCAATGCCGCATCGCTTGCTCCCTCATCAATAGCAATCAGCATTGCTTCTTTAACCTGCGTCAATATCTGGTCTTCTCCAAATATCATTGAGTGAATTCCACAGGCAAGCTCAAAAAGATAAACCGCCAAATCTTCACCCTTTTTAACATAAAAACACTTCTTCATATCATCATCAAGATTGGCAGCATTGCAGAATATTTCAACCGGATCCGCTTCTTCGCAATGGCTTAATGAAATGTACGCCTCTGTGCGGTTGCAGGTTGAAATCAAAACCACTCCGGAAACACAAGCCTCCTTATTTATTTTGGCTAGAATATCTCTTATTTGATTTTTGTTGAACCCAACCTTTTCTCTTAATTCCAGGCTTGCGCTGCGATAATCAACTCCAGCCATGATTATATTCAAAAGCTACACCTCCATGCCCTTTCTGCGATAGCAACAGTGACTCCATCTCTAGCTCTTTTTCCCATTATCAATTTCCCATGATTGCTGGCCAGTATGGCCGCTCTTTCACAGACATTATCCACACCTGTAACAGCCCTTACAAACCCCGATGATGAAAAGCTCCCTTTAGCCTCCATAAGCTCTTTATTGGTATAAAGCTTAAGACAGTATCTGAATTTGTCACAAAGCCGTATAATTGCCTCTTCTTCTTTTTTTATATCAATGGTTGCAACACAGTAAACAAGATTCTTTGGTATGTTCTCTGCCGCCAGTGTTTCAAGAAATACTTCTTCCAATATCTCTTCCGGAATTCCTTTCCGGCATCCCACTCCCACAGCAAATAGCTTAGGGCACAAAAATAATGTATTTTTAAAAGGCTGCTTGTCCGCATTTTGCTTTTTGTGATCATATATATATATTCCGTAATCAGTTGTATCCTTTGTAAAGAATTCCGGTAATTCACCTTCCACCGGAAAATCACAGCGAAAACCAATTTTTTGACCATTCAGCAATGCGGCAGAAATATGCTTTATGTTTTCTATGTTCAAAATATGAAGACCGTTTTCCTTTGTCCACACATCAACCGAAAAAACGCCGTTAATATCTGTAGCAGTAGTAATAATTGCCCTTCCTCCCAAAAAAGACGCCAATTTATGGGCCAGGCTGTTTGCACCGCCCAAATGCCCTGACAATATGGGAATCACATATTCTCCTGTTTCATTTATCACAATGACCGCCGGGTCGGATGCCTTATTTTTAAGGAATGGCGCAATTGCTCTTACGGCTATACCGGCAGCTCCAATAAATATTATTGAATTGCTGTCCTCAAAGGCTTTTCCTGTAAGTGCGCTAAGATTGTCTTCCATCTGAAGCAGCTCGCCGCCTCCATACTTTGAATATGCAACGATAGAATGTCCCTCTTCTTTAAGATAATCAACCAGGCGCTTACATAAGAGTGAGCTCTTTTGGGTAAAGGAAATCAAGGTTATCCTCATTGTTCTTTCGCCTTCCTGAATTCATGGGTAAAGCTTGCATCATAAAGCTTTGAAAGCTCGTGCTCACAAGAAAGAAAATCCCCTACAAGTATCAAGGCCGTTTTGGTAATATTGTTTTCCTTTGCACTTTTATGAAGCTCTGCAATTGTGGTACGGACAATCTTCTGCTCCGGCCATGTAGCCTTATAGACAATAGCAGCAGGCGTATCGGATTTGTATCCGCCTTTTACAAGCTTCTCACTAAGCTTCTCAAGCATTGAGGTCGTAAGGAACAAAACCATGGAAGCCTTATGAGATGCAAGCTTTTCTATATCCTCATCCGGAGGTACGGGCGTTCTTCCCTCCATCCTTGAAAGAATAACAGTCTGACTCACACCAGGCAGTGTATATTCAGCATTTAACACCGCTGCCGCACCGCAAAATGAACTGACTCCGGGCACAACGTTATAAGGAATTTTATGCTTGTCCAACAACTTCATCT contains:
- the hemA gene encoding glutamyl-tRNA reductase; protein product: MAGVDYRSASLELREKVGFNKNQIRDILAKINKEACVSGVVLISTCNRTEAYISLSHCEEADPVEIFCNAANLDDDMKKCFYVKKGEDLAVYLFELACGIHSMIFGEDQILTQVKEAMLIAIDEGASDAALNTLFRCAITCAKKVKTQLVLNAVSPSVAGQSVQLVSEYIEKKAGCKALVIGNGVVGRKVCEELIAKGCEVHITTRTHNNKSIIVPTGCKVIPYHDRESLIPYVDILISATSSPHQTVTIDMIDRCANKPKYIIDLAVPRDIDPEVGKINGILYYNIDSLGETARKDNSKEISAMKSLIAEHIENFNKWYAQRKRLMAVK
- a CDS encoding cobalt-precorrin 5A hydrolase gives rise to the protein MISFTQKSSLLCKRLVDYLKEEGHSIVAYSKYGGGELLQMEDNLSALTGKAFEDSNSIIFIGAAGIAVRAIAPFLKNKASDPAVIVINETGEYVIPILSGHLGGANSLAHKLASFLGGRAIITTATDINGVFSVDVWTKENGLHILNIENIKHISAALLNGQKIGFRCDFPVEGELPEFFTKDTTDYGIYIYDHKKQNADKQPFKNTLFLCPKLFAVGVGCRKGIPEEILEEVFLETLAAENIPKNLVYCVATIDIKKEEEAIIRLCDKFRYCLKLYTNKELMEAKGSFSSSGFVRAVTGVDNVCERAAILASNHGKLIMGKRARDGVTVAIAERAWRCSF
- the cobM gene encoding precorrin-4 C(11)-methyltransferase; the encoded protein is MVYFIGAGPGAVDLITVRGQELLKKADVVIYAGSLVNPELLKCTKPECKIYNSASMTLDEIIDVFVREYSPDKILVRLHTGDPSIYGAIKEQMKLLDKHKIPYNVVPGVSSFCGAAAVLNAEYTLPGVSQTVILSRMEGRTPVPPDEDIEKLASHKASMVLFLTTSMLEKLSEKLVKGGYKSDTPAAIVYKATWPEQKIVRTTIAELHKSAKENNITKTALILVGDFLSCEHELSKLYDASFTHEFRKAKEQ